A region of Ictidomys tridecemlineatus isolate mIctTri1 chromosome 4, mIctTri1.hap1, whole genome shotgun sequence DNA encodes the following proteins:
- the Ins gene encoding insulin precursor, with protein MALWTRLLPLLALLALLGPDPAQAFVNQHLCGSHLVEALYLVCGERGFFYTPKSRREVEEQQGGQVELGGGPGAGLPQPLALEMALQKRGIVEQCCTSICSLYQLENYCN; from the exons ATGGCCCTGTGGACACGCCTGCTGCCCCTGCTGGCCCTGCTGGCCCTCCTGGGGCCTGACCCTGCCCAGGCCTTTGTCAACCAGCACCTCTGTGGCTCTCACCTGGTGGAGGCACTCTACCTGGTGTGCGGGGAGCGCGGCTTCTTCTACACACCCAAGTCCCGCCGGGAGGTGGAAGAGCAGCAGG GAGGACAAGTGGAGCTGGGCGGGGGTCCTGGGGCAGGCCTCCCACAACCCTTGGCTCTGGAGATGGCCCTGCAGAAGCGCGGCATCGTGGAGCAGTGCTGCACCAGCATCTGCTCCCTCTACCAGCTGGAGAACTACTGCAACTAG